A single genomic interval of Deltaproteobacteria bacterium harbors:
- the sppA gene encoding signal peptide peptidase SppA, with amino-acid sequence MVKRILLILAGFFILLFVINVAVSLHKKREIIGIIKINGIINDFSAEKWLSVIEDAQKNRRVKAVIIDINSPGGGVTSSLKLYLALKKLRQDKPVVALLESVAASGGYLVACGADKIIAYPSTITGSIGVISENINVAQAMKKLGLKPFVVKSGKYKDVGSPFREQTEEDRKSLQIVVNSIFDEFINIVSEGRNLSKKCVLKYADGSIWTGSNAKKIGFVDGIGGIEEAKKLAMKLSGLKKKPPFVCLNKRANFVKRIFEEVIHFPSFLNRFFYSSFYIQA; translated from the coding sequence ATGGTCAAACGAATTTTGTTGATTTTAGCAGGTTTTTTCATCCTTTTATTTGTTATTAATGTGGCTGTTTCCTTGCATAAAAAAAGAGAGATAATAGGCATTATCAAGATTAACGGCATAATAAATGATTTTTCTGCTGAGAAATGGCTTTCTGTAATAGAAGATGCCCAAAAGAATAGGAGGGTGAAAGCGGTAATAATAGACATCAACTCTCCTGGCGGTGGCGTTACTTCAAGTTTGAAGTTATATTTGGCATTGAAGAAATTAAGGCAAGATAAACCGGTTGTAGCGTTATTAGAATCTGTTGCCGCTTCCGGTGGTTACCTGGTTGCTTGCGGAGCGGATAAGATTATAGCTTACCCGTCAACTATTACAGGAAGTATTGGGGTTATTTCTGAAAATATTAATGTTGCACAAGCCATGAAGAAATTAGGGTTAAAACCGTTCGTTGTGAAAAGCGGTAAATATAAGGATGTAGGCTCTCCGTTTAGAGAACAGACAGAAGAGGACAGAAAATCTCTACAAATTGTAGTTAATAGCATATTTGATGAATTTATTAATATTGTTTCTGAAGGTAGAAACTTGAGCAAAAAATGCGTCCTTAAATATGCAGATGGATCAATATGGACGGGGAGTAATGCCAAAAAGATAGGATTTGTGGATGGTATAGGAGGAATTGAAGAAGCAAAAAAATTAGCTATGAAACTTTCTGGATTAAAGAAAAAACCGCCTTTTGTCTGCCTAAACAAGAGAGCTAATTTTGTGAAGAGAATTTTTGAAGAGGTGATCCACTTTCCATCTTTTCTTAACCGGTTTTTTTATTCTTCATTTTATATACAAGCTTGA